From the genome of Acetobacteroides hydrogenigenes, one region includes:
- a CDS encoding FMN-binding protein produces the protein MKKVFLLVVFLGVLSVSAMAKLELSKFSQSKQKELIDGCFGRGYSLTYLTIDDNTQRRLAKPMPDGTLCIVKKEGNAVGYVYVSQTNGRTETFDYAVVFDADLVTSKVKILEYRPPYGGAVASRFWLKQFAGKAIGYIFEYRRNVDAMSGATISATSIVQDINLVKHNISLLHQLGVL, from the coding sequence ATGAAAAAGGTATTTCTGCTAGTTGTGTTTTTGGGTGTCCTTAGCGTTTCGGCAATGGCTAAGTTGGAGCTTTCGAAGTTCTCGCAGAGTAAGCAGAAGGAATTAATTGATGGCTGCTTTGGTCGTGGCTATTCGCTTACCTACTTAACCATTGACGATAACACCCAGCGAAGGTTGGCGAAGCCAATGCCCGATGGTACTCTATGCATTGTCAAAAAGGAAGGGAATGCCGTGGGGTATGTTTACGTATCTCAAACCAACGGACGAACGGAAACATTCGACTATGCGGTTGTTTTTGATGCCGATTTGGTTACCTCTAAGGTGAAAATTTTGGAATACCGACCTCCGTATGGAGGAGCCGTGGCTAGCCGATTTTGGCTAAAGCAGTTTGCCGGTAAGGCAATTGGTTACATTTTCGAGTATAGGCGTAATGTTGATGCTATGAGCGGTGCTACGATATCGGCTACATCAATAGTTCAGGATATAAACTTGGTGAAGCACAATATTTCCCTGCTACATCAGCTGGGTGTCCTATAA
- a CDS encoding YqaA family protein, translating to MAWLRSMYSWILKWADTPYGPLALFITAFVESIFFPVPPDILLIALALGCTSKSFRFALNCTIGSILGAIVGYYIGFFAWISPSGEFTPFANFFFNNIPGFSIDLYNSIKELFNQWDFWVIFTAGFTPIPYKVFTITSGVFDLNMPMFVLASFISRGLRFFLIAYLIWRFGASIKHFIDKYFNALALGFTVLLIGGFVLVTYLF from the coding sequence ATGGCTTGGTTAAGATCGATGTATAGCTGGATTCTAAAATGGGCTGATACACCCTACGGACCATTGGCTCTATTTATTACCGCCTTCGTAGAATCGATATTTTTCCCCGTACCTCCCGATATTCTGCTTATAGCTCTGGCTTTGGGATGTACCTCAAAATCGTTTCGATTTGCCCTAAACTGTACAATAGGCTCTATACTAGGCGCTATTGTGGGCTACTATATTGGCTTTTTTGCATGGATTTCTCCTAGCGGAGAGTTTACCCCATTTGCCAACTTCTTCTTTAACAATATCCCTGGATTCTCTATAGACCTTTACAATAGCATTAAAGAGCTATTCAACCAGTGGGATTTTTGGGTGATTTTTACGGCAGGATTTACTCCAATACCCTATAAGGTTTTCACCATAACCTCTGGAGTGTTCGATTTAAATATGCCAATGTTCGTCCTTGCTTCCTTTATAAGCCGTGGTTTGCGATTTTTCCTTATTGCATACCTTATCTGGCGATTTGGAGCAAGCATCAAGCACTTTATCGACAAGTATTTTAATGCGCTGGCATTAGGATTTACGGTGCTACTTATAGGAGGTTTTGTCCTCGTAACGTACTTATTTTAA
- a CDS encoding manganese efflux pump MntP: MELLTLFALAVGLCFDTFAVSISSGLMKREITFKQALRIAIVLGAFQGLMPAIGWFLGISIKEYIQEWDHWIAFILLAILGGKMIYESFSKGDDKEFDPLNVKVMVGMAIATSIDALIVGVSFGMFEVNLPLAVIVIGGVTMFASMLGIFLGKKTGAHLGEKIEVLGGIILIAIGVKIVVQHLWFA, translated from the coding sequence ATGGAACTCCTTACCCTTTTTGCCCTTGCCGTTGGCCTCTGCTTCGATACGTTTGCCGTTTCTATTTCGAGCGGACTAATGAAAAGGGAAATAACCTTTAAGCAGGCGCTTCGAATTGCTATTGTACTTGGTGCTTTTCAAGGGTTGATGCCTGCAATCGGATGGTTTTTAGGAATCAGCATTAAGGAGTACATTCAAGAGTGGGATCACTGGATTGCGTTTATTCTGCTCGCCATACTTGGTGGTAAAATGATCTACGAAAGCTTTAGCAAAGGAGACGATAAGGAATTTGATCCGCTTAACGTAAAGGTGATGGTAGGAATGGCCATTGCAACCAGCATCGACGCGCTGATTGTTGGCGTTAGCTTCGGGATGTTCGAGGTTAATCTTCCACTTGCCGTTATTGTTATTGGAGGGGTTACCATGTTTGCCTCAATGCTCGGAATATTCTTAGGAAAAAAAACTGGCGCCCATTTAGGAGAAAAAATTGAGGTGCTTGGTGGAATAATCCTTATCGCTATTGGGGTAAAAATTGTAGTGCAGCACCTTTGGTTTGCGTAA
- the uvrB gene encoding excinuclease ABC subunit UvrB gives MDFKLTSEFKPTGDQPEAIRQLVENIRGESKYNVLLGVTGSGKTFTMANVVAQLNRPTLILSHNKTLAAQLYGEFKTFFPENAVEYFVSYYDYYQPEAYIPTTDVYIEKDLAINDELEKLRLSTTSALLSGRRDVIVVSSVSCLYGIGNPEDFHATTIKLRRGQILSRNKLLYGLVDALYSRNEVEFSRGRFRVKGDTVDVYLAYSDSAYRISFWGDEIESLEIFDPITGSVIDEPDEVLIYPANLFVTTKERMNNAIRQIQDDLVQQVEFFNSVGKFAEAKRLKQRVEYDMEMLKELGYCPGIENYSRYFDGRKPGMRPFCLLDYFPNDRLIIIDESHVTIPQVRAMYGGDYSRKNNLVEYGFRLPAAIDNRPLKFDEFETLVNQAVFVSATPADYELKKSEGVIVEQVIRPTGLLDPVIEVRPTANQIDDLLEEIYKRTEKEERVLVTTLTKRMAEELTKYLVRMGIRTRYIHSDVETLERIQIMEDLQAGLFDVLVGVNLLREGLDLPEVSLVAILDADKEGFLRSARSLTQTAGRAARNINGLVIMYADKITDSMEKTISETNRRREKQASYNIEHNITPRQVYKSSKGALSSDLLAKPAEEKAYLEPEKISVAADPVLGYMSKSEIQKSIQQAKENMEKAAKNLDFIEAAKYRDEMFALIELADKKTK, from the coding sequence ATGGATTTTAAGCTTACATCCGAATTTAAGCCCACTGGTGATCAGCCTGAGGCTATTCGTCAGCTGGTGGAAAACATTAGGGGCGAAAGCAAGTACAACGTGCTTCTTGGGGTAACGGGTTCTGGTAAAACGTTTACCATGGCAAACGTAGTGGCGCAGCTCAATCGCCCTACACTTATCCTTAGCCACAATAAAACGTTGGCTGCTCAGCTTTACGGAGAGTTTAAGACCTTTTTCCCCGAAAATGCGGTGGAGTACTTCGTATCGTACTACGACTACTACCAGCCCGAGGCCTATATTCCGACTACCGATGTTTACATCGAAAAGGACCTGGCCATTAACGATGAGCTTGAAAAATTACGCTTGAGCACTACATCGGCGTTGCTATCGGGTAGGAGGGATGTTATTGTGGTATCATCTGTATCGTGCTTATACGGCATCGGAAACCCCGAAGACTTTCATGCAACAACCATAAAGCTTAGACGCGGTCAAATTCTTAGCCGAAACAAGCTGCTTTACGGCTTAGTGGATGCGCTTTACTCGCGCAACGAGGTAGAGTTTAGCCGTGGACGCTTTAGGGTTAAGGGCGATACGGTTGATGTTTACCTTGCCTACAGCGATAGTGCTTACCGTATCTCCTTTTGGGGAGATGAGATAGAGAGCCTGGAGATATTTGATCCTATAACGGGTTCAGTTATCGATGAGCCGGATGAGGTGCTTATTTATCCAGCAAACCTATTTGTTACCACCAAGGAGCGGATGAACAACGCCATTCGTCAAATTCAGGACGATTTAGTGCAGCAAGTAGAGTTCTTTAATAGCGTAGGGAAGTTTGCGGAAGCAAAACGCCTAAAGCAGCGCGTTGAGTACGATATGGAGATGCTGAAGGAGCTGGGATACTGTCCGGGTATCGAAAACTACTCTCGTTACTTTGATGGCCGAAAACCGGGAATGCGCCCATTCTGCTTGCTCGACTACTTCCCCAACGATCGATTGATAATAATTGATGAAAGCCACGTAACGATACCTCAGGTTCGCGCTATGTACGGTGGCGATTACTCGCGCAAGAACAACCTGGTTGAATACGGGTTCCGACTTCCTGCAGCAATCGATAACCGTCCGCTTAAGTTCGACGAGTTTGAGACGCTGGTGAATCAGGCCGTATTCGTAAGCGCTACGCCAGCCGACTATGAGCTGAAAAAGAGTGAAGGAGTGATTGTGGAGCAGGTTATTCGTCCAACAGGACTGCTTGATCCGGTAATAGAGGTTCGCCCAACGGCAAACCAAATAGACGATCTTCTAGAGGAGATTTACAAGAGAACGGAGAAGGAGGAGAGAGTTCTTGTAACTACGCTTACCAAGCGTATGGCCGAGGAGCTAACCAAGTATCTAGTCCGTATGGGCATTAGAACCCGCTATATCCACTCCGATGTGGAAACGCTGGAGCGAATTCAAATAATGGAAGACCTACAAGCGGGTTTGTTTGATGTGCTGGTAGGGGTTAACCTTCTTCGCGAGGGGCTCGACTTACCGGAAGTCTCTCTTGTTGCTATTCTTGATGCCGATAAGGAAGGATTTCTTCGGTCTGCGCGTTCGCTAACCCAAACGGCAGGGCGTGCCGCTCGTAATATAAATGGTTTGGTAATTATGTATGCCGATAAGATTACCGATTCGATGGAGAAAACCATTAGCGAAACCAACCGTCGGCGCGAAAAGCAGGCCAGTTACAACATCGAGCATAACATTACGCCTCGTCAGGTTTACAAATCATCTAAGGGAGCGTTGAGTAGCGATTTATTGGCAAAACCTGCCGAAGAGAAAGCCTATTTAGAACCCGAAAAGATTAGCGTAGCTGCAGATCCCGTGTTAGGCTACATGT